The genomic DNA ATCAATAATCAAAGAATTTAACTTTTAAAGAGAAATATAAGAATCTTGTCACATTTCGCAAACTGGAATATCCCTTTGTTATATATAGAAGGAACTGATTGGAAAGTACTTCATTCTAACTTGTTTTTGTCACAGGTACAAACCAAGAGTTTTAGAGAAAAGTAGCATTAACTTTGTAAAGTATTACTTCCAGAAAGATTTGAAGTATAACATTTAGGATtttattttactgatattttaaaagtcatACTGTTTTAAGAAATAATGGCCCGAGTAGCAGAGCCACAGTACAGGGTGAAGCCCTCAAAGAATGATGACATCAGCACATACCGGCCGTTTGGTCCTCAGTGGATGGATTCTGCTGTACAGGAGACCTTACTACCTGACTCACCCTGGCAAAAGGTAAATTTACGATCTATCTACAGAGATAGTTTACTTCAAATGGGATTCAGTGGTTGTTTAAAAGTTTTTGTTTGCCATACTGATTTTATGACAAGTTGAAATTCATGgtaaacaaagttttcaaacTTAAAAAGAATATCTTTGTTCTTTAGCGACAATCTTTGGTGATAGATCGCACTGTTTTAAttccttttttcacaaaaagcaTTGCAAGAAATGACTGTTGCATCTGTAACCAAAACAATGTTCCATCTGTATACAAGAAAATGTGACAATTATAAACATGCATGGTATCTGCAAACAGgttcatgaaaaaatcaatGAAGCCCTTGCCAAGAGAATAGAGGCTGAAATCTACAAGGGGAACAGTGGTGAGAAACGTGAGGCTTTGTACAGAGTACTTGGACCAGAGTTCATCAAGACATATCTTGGTAGTTATCCACGTGACCCTCAGCTCCTGGTGAGATATGCTGTTCATTTTAACTGTACAGTGCAATATTGGTGGATATTTtagatgtctgtgtgtgtccaTTCCCTGAGACTGGATTATATCGATGTAGTTTAGAGTTACGTGTACTTCATATGATGTGAATCATAGTCTTACAATGTAGGGATAGTCTGcaggcatataaatatcaaaacagtaaattgaagcaatatacCATAAGTCATTAGTTAAATGCGATTTCCAACAGCCAGTAACAACTACTTATGCCAAATAAAATCCAAGTGGCTAGGGCCAGTCTATGGTATGGATTCTTTGAATGCTGCTTTGctaataatcataatcataatcataatctttatttcttatatagcgcattacatatttaaatatctcaatgcgctttacattaaaaacaaagaaaaaagtgacaaataaaaacagtaaattttaaatgttcaataaaagtaacagctggtaaaactaaaactaaagaAATGGTTAAAAAGATCAACAAATAAAACTCAGGTATAAAATTACTTAAAAGGGTATAAAACTCATGTATAAAATGACTTAAACAGGTAAGTTTTTAACCCGACTTTAAAATTATCGAGTGACTGAGATGCACGAAGGTGCGACGGCAAAGAATTCCACAGACGAGGCGCACATATTGAAAACGCCCTATCACCATAGTAAGCTGTGCGGCCGATGGGTTGGTTTAACTTAATTTCCCCATTTGAAAATGAACGCAATGTCATTGCTATGTCACCTCAGTTTCTGTTTTAatccatatacatgtactttgtgaATAGTATAATCAGTGGATGCTGTAATCATGAATGTTTGTATTGGCTGAGAACGCAAAATTGTACTGTTGTTGCTACCAGATGAtgttacatcatacatgtagGGCTACACCCAACTGATAGCTATTGCAGAATTGGTCAGTATAGGTAGTGGCTTTTACAGCAAGTATTCCTGTGGTACAGAAACTGTAGTGTTGCATAACATGTTTGTATGTGAGAGATTACtgtgtgtatatacatgtacgttTTGTTGTGTACATTGTACAGTGCACATGGCTATTGTGTGTTTACTGGTGTCATTACATGATAACtactgtacaattgtacacATAATTACTGTATACATGTaggtatacatgtacacaatatTGAAATGCAACTTGAGTCATTTTGTATTCATACCATCCATTGTCATTCCAACAGAGTCCACCAAATGTACCACTGCAACAGAGAAGGCTGTATGAACAAGAGATGCAGAACTGGGTCAGAGAACAGATTGATGAAGCATCTAAAGAAGTTGGATGTGAGAGGCACCCTGACGGAGACTACAGTCAGAGTTCTCCAGAAATGAAGGCATTTGTTGATCACACTtacaaagtttcaatactgGACTTGATAGACATCTTTTTCTTCAAGAGAAGAAAGAAGAACTGGTGAGTATGCTCATCTACCCAATAGTTACTCTTCAAATCTTCATATCAGCTTACAGTTTTGTACAAAGATAACAGTGCGCCCTCCAACTTTCCTGAATTTGTATACTCTTTGATCATTTgggaatttcttgaaattttgagtTGGTGCTTATACTGATACAGGTACTGTACATACAAAATCTGTGATCAGTCTTAAGTTAACTGTATATCAAACATATCCTCTCCCCATCTCATAGAGTACCAATCCTTAACACAGGATTAGATattgtaaacaaataaatgataaaaatacagtGATGGTGTGAAGGTACACTGTTATAGTTTGCTCACATATGTTGATTTGTATTGCATTTCTCATTCAGTTGAAGTTACAAAGACATTGCCACAGTAAGAATTTGATTTATGATAAAACTTTCCATTGTAAAGAGCCTGGATAAATGATGTGTATTGATAGCAACTTGGTATCTTCAAACTGATTAAAACTCTGTGTAAGAACTGTAACTTACATTGTTGATACCCCAAGTCCAAGATAATCTGTTAACATTTCACCGATTGTTTTGCAGCAATCAAGAGTGAACACAGCTGAGAAAGAAGTTGGACAAATGTTGAACAACCTAGGGGGCTCTCCTATGGTTTTACCAGGGAGTAGACCACCTTTGTTGCCAATTGAAGACAAAGACGAGAAGAGCACAGCTACACCTGGCACTGTCCAGATGTTGACCAGGGCTTCCAAAAGACGAGGTATGAAATACTGATCCCATGaagtttttcatcatttgtaatatttcatagTCATATAGCAGGGTACTTTTGAAggtgaagatcacattttgcaTTACAAGTTGGTGTTTAACAGTAAAGCTTgcccatagaccctaaaaacggatAGGGTCTACGGCTTGCCAAGAGGACATAACCATATGATTCATGTGCCTTTTCTGTGCATTGAGTCTTTCACCAGTATACCTCTAACCTTTGACTGTTTGGGcaaaggtgaaaggtcacaCTTCAGAAAGGAGATCAATGGGATTTACCAAGTGTTGAGGTGAGAAAGCTAAATGAAAGGGTAATCACTTGACAAGGTAACACTCTAATCAAACTGAACACTGGTACATATACTGTTTGCAGTTCTCTACTCCAGTGTGTAATACTCCTGCTGACAATGACCTTGTGAGTTCATCCAGAATAATCTATGACTTTGAATTTAGGAACCGGAAATCCTTCATGATTTTCCTCATTCAGATATTTAAAACAACAactttgaccttgaaattttATGCACTCTGATTTGATGATGCTAGGTGGGCATAGTGGCAAAATATAAGCATACATACAGCACTTGAAGATGGTTTTGCATGTTCATGTACATGTCTACCCATAAAACACTGACATGTTTTCTTTCACCCAGATCGGCATGTTCTGAGTCGCAATGACATGCCACCAAACTGCTGGAGTCCAGTCAGTGAGACCCTTGGAAGGGCTATATCATCATTGCTTCGGAGGAATCCAAATCGTCTTCATGAAGTGTGTGAAAAGCTGGCCGGCAAGCAGCTACCAGGTGGTTTAAGACAGTACATATGGACTGAAGTACTCTTCAAAAGTGATAAAAGTCTGCTGAGTAAAGAGGGGTAAGTCTTCCATCAATTATCTTATCAAACTGAAACAACAGTAAGTATACTATTTGTTTTATGTCCAACTTTTCTGGCAGAATTTCCCATTGTTTGTGATAATTTGTTGCAGAAACGCCTTGACTTTTACGTTGTGACAAAATACTTCCTTACAGCAgttacatcataataattgaacagtgtggtgaaagaaaactgtcTTCAGTAGAAGCATATAGCTACAGGAAAGAGCAAGTTGTATAAGAAACATCGAATAATGGCATATTGAATTCATGTTAAATTTACTATGTGTTTTTTTTACCCACTTACTGCAAAGCTTTCAGAATTTGGAGTGGACTCAAAGAATTCACTGACTTTGGCTTATGACAATAGTATGATGaatttgtaaagaaataaattaaaaacttATCCACAAAGAAGATGTTTGTTACCAGTCATACTTTGCTTTATTCTTGACCTGTAATCAGACTgggtgtctgtgtttgtttctaACAGAAATATTGAGAAGTTGCTGAGAAACAGATTTGCCAAGAAAGTGTCAATGGGTAAAATAGATTTGAAGTTGAAGAAAGCTACGTACACACCGATCCATGGCTTGATATGGAATGCTATTGTTGAGGTaatatgtgaaattttgtacatCATCTTATTTCTTAGACAATACATGTTGTTTTGACTGACCACGAAGCCtatagttttcttttttcagtgaaattctgtTTTCCCCAGTTTTATTCACATTATAAAGAGGGTTTGATTACTGCATCTTATTGCTGTGAAGTTGGTATGACGCAATAACTTTCAGTAAAATAATCAACAATAGTTGCCTGAAAGACGAAATAGAAAACTTTTACTCATACTTTTTGCAAGAAAACTAACTTTTCTAAatcaaattgtaaatttgacCACTTTAGACATAAACTGGTGTACAACAGGCTAATTTTTCTTCTTTATAATACCGGTATAAACAGAATCAGAAGTCACCCTATAAAATTGTTATTAAAGAAACTACATGTGTGTCAAATCCTCCAATATATGTAACTCATAATGACAGAACTCTGTGGGAATAAATTAAACTCAGTTTGCAGACTAAAAGGGTGAGAAAGCAGTTTTCTCTGCAGGTTTAAAACACCAGAAATGTACTAGAATATTTTAGAATCAAAAAATGTCTCTTTAGGATACATTTACCTCAACATATTCATCCATGTTTGTCTAGTGTGTTCAGTCTTATGCGTCCAGAGCCTGTAGCATGGTTGACAAAAACCTTGAGATATGCCATGCAAGAAGTTTGAAATGAAGAAACGAAGTCTGAAATTTGAAAGCAGTTCATAAAACATTCAACTCTAAGAGCTGGTTGTATTTGTATTGTTCTCACAGATGTTTGACAGCACACCAAGTATGCAGGCTTATCAAAAACGTGAACACATGAAAGAGAACGCCAATGTTCTGAATGTATTGTACACCTACAATAGAAGTTATGAACCCTACCTGATTCAATGGCTTTTCCCTGTTCAGCTGACTTTTATGGATAGAAAAGCAGAAGGTATGACATTTCTCTGTTTCTCTGCATTCTCTGTGTTATCACGCCTGTTTGTTCCACCTTCATTCCTTACAAATGTCCCTTTCATAAGGTGAGAAATCTATTGGTaatgttgaatattttaaattatatcataacagtatactGATGGTGCAAATGAAGTAATCAGATTGGTCAAGATGTGAAAATAACTGTGGTATATTCATTATATAGCACGGTTGGCACATGCACAAGTTCTTGGCAAGGGcaaaaattcttttttgatgTTCCTTGCCAGACTTTCAAATGTTGTCgaatgatataatagcaataaatcacacctagcaatggtataccatgagattttgaccagttcacgacatatatgcacaagcgatagcgagtgcatatatgaagtgaactggtcaaaatcgagtggtataccgtcgctgggtgtgatttattgctattatatcataacagtatattgaaattctggcatggaacgtcataaacagagttttgctcaagctgagagctcgcgcgtatgccagctgtggtatatcgccaatataccatggttcttttcgtgtctcgaccaatcagatcgctgtatttgcaccatcaatatactggtatgatataatacttggttttgaccagttcacttcatatatgcattagctatcgctcgtgcatatatgtcatgaagtggtcaaaatcttgtggtataccgtcgctaggtgtgctttattgcttaaacaacAAAGCAACATTGACTATTATATTTATCTTTGTTGATTAGGGTGCAAATGCACTTTGTTTAGCAAGGATAGTGTAactttctctgaaaatttacctacattttcagaaaaagtaACACTAATCCTGCTGAACAGACTACAGGAACATTTACCTTTTACATCTAAACTAAAAAATTGCCAAACCAGTAAAAATCTGAGATATCATGCAGTCATGTTCTGTGCTTTTATTGCAGAAGAGAAACCTTATGAATTGGCAATGTACTTAGATTTACTGATGACCAACTTATTCCCCAAGTGGCCAGAAGTGTTTGCTACGGCTGAGAAAACCATGAGTAGATTGAAGATACAAGACCCAGATCTGCAGGATCACCTTGAAGAGTGTGCCTTGAAGAATGTAGATCTGGATCCTAAGGTATCAGTgaatgtaatatgattctgAGGGATTTGCTGTAGAGTGGAAAGGATTAGGAATGGGAAAGATGACCATGGCGTGAGCAAATGATGTATATCTTGCTGCTGGTATTGACAGCTCTGACCTACCCTCCATGTATTTAGAACTGTCTGACCTCAGGCATTCTGTGCGCATTTTGAAATGATGCATTATTTTGCCAGTTTTGCTGTGCTTTTATTTATCACACCCTATTAGAAATGATCAGTAAAAGAAAGCTCGCAACTTACCTACTGTATTGCTTTATGGCATGGTTACAGGACAACCATATTTCCAGGAGTTGCAGCCTATATATCATCTGTATCATCCATTGTTATGAGGTCAATTGTGTTGCAAATCATGTAAAATGTATCATGACCCTTCCATTTTATCATGACACACTTAGTGTATCCCATATACTGTATTTTAACAGAATGCTCTGACACTTATGAAAACTCTTAAAGAATACACAAATATGGTGATTTACAGACTGACTTTGATTGTAAGTGTCGAGGTGACTCTTGATTTCTTAGCTGATTCAGAATTGCTTCACCTGCAATGGGAGCATGTCACAATGTCACTAGACTTAgcaaaatttgtttctttgtgtTATTTCAGCAATTTCTGGTGCAACTGATTCACATTGAGAAAGACAAGGCCTTGGCTTTGGGAAGAGCATCGCCTGGATCAGAAACATCTCTCAAGCTTTCCAAAGAACTTCTGGCAGATCCTGTCATATTTGTCAGGAAATGGATGGGAGAGGTTGGTATTTCTttgaggtagaatgtgcctcagggacagatttctgactctaaaatttttacaattcttttctgatctaccttttgtggggctcattttaaagctcttggagaaaaatatttcactgtcttagttctttgaaatttgaacattttattttttgccaaagagtgaatacagggatggtggccagttcaaatttaaaaaatgggtaaatgttaggttatttgtttctccagtttcaaactttgcatggtgacccctgatttttatttttgatttggtacgagaatggttgaaagtttaattgaagaaagtttgagcaaaagctttaAGTCTCACTTTTACGGCACTTACTACCTTAAATCTTGTAATACTAGTACAagagcattcaaacagctgcatGTTCACTACTTGCTAAAAGGTAAGGTGGATATACAGAGGGATGGCTCATTGTATGTATACAGTATTCATAACTTTACAGATCATAGACACTGTCTGCTTTGTCAGCTATATAGTGAAATGtatgaaacttttaaaatatttgattttaatatTGAAGAAAAGTAAACTTGTAACCACTAGATCAAAAGTAAGATTAGAAGAAATACTTGGTTTGGAACTGAATGTCCTGATGTGAGTGTGATGTGATGGTTCATGAGATACAGTACAGAGTTTTTGAGGTGATACTATATATCTAACTTTGCAGGGTTTTGTTGGCATTTTGGATGGACAAGCAGTCCTGTACGTCTGGGATCAACTCTTTATGAATGGATGGAAACATGACATACTAGAAGACTTCTGTTTTGCTTTGCTATTGCTCTTGAAGGATGCATTCCACCAGGCTAATGACTACCATCAGATGAAACAGGTAAAAGACAGATAATTCACACTCAAATGACAAAACTGCCATAATGTGTCTGTGTACTTAGAATAATTTCTGTTAGAGTACATCCATGAGAGGATGTCATCAGATCCAGTCTTCAAAGAACGTTAGGGTAAAGattatttttaccttctcgtgtctatttatagacagagaaggtattagagttgaaaccagtatgctggtgtcaactacttccgtctgtcaagatttctgtctgtcaagatccgttgacgtcatgccattgtgatgggtcatatcataaactggtgggggtgttcatggctcaggttgaggtgtgggagaacgattttgagctgtgacaaaaatcaaaagggacttagcggcatagccacagtgttaagcctttctccaaggtttcttagttgactacaatctattacagactactgagctgatgttaggggtactcactttgtgtttgctcactctgtgagcgctagtgtttggtactgagtagcgtggatatcccctcatggcctcacgtgatatgggcctgttgcattatctacagagatgatcatatgcctccgagtctgaaaacggtcattgtgtaagcctctcggcattttccttgcattttttttctcatttaattttgcaaaatatcggcgaatacctcaatatttcaagataaccctttcttcccaatcatttcctggagtttcagagtcatatgaacgaaaatgagtgaaagttttagacaggaaaatcggacgtcggccatgttcaatgtttacagtacacaatcagaagtttatgtggaggaattaaccaacaaacactgttcatgatgcccgccctctagaggcagaccttcctatatgaagtaccacatttgatgcttgtggaaagcttgaccacacaatggagcatttaaacttttagaaaatgacaaactgaataagaaggtattctgaaaatgtcaaatactgaggaaaaatgcgcaaatattcaaaataaacatgttaactgattggtcagctgtaaaaaacaatgaaaatgtttatgatcaaaagtttttgagatgtgcacattttaacaaatacagaaattattaacattataaatataagacaaaactattttttcagggatgggacaggttggaaatgaggggtgagagacaaaggcactcctattgctgcatgtggatgcagccacaccatttcatttacagcatacttatttactgtgttgtgttcaggttccatattgtacctgactgtcatacaaggttaacataagcaaatcaaatcaaattagaaaaggatcaatgctgttgtgtggattttgctgaacatggctgattttaatatttcgccctatatatttggtatccagcaaaggcatattttgatgtaaagtcaaaattaacactacattgctgacaatatatgttaccgtttctgcatgaacttttcttttttaaattatggtatagtagtacttcgaacagattgacaattatcgtgatgtcaacccataattttacatcacaaagactgtaattctgccaatttttttttttgtttttcagtcattttataaattttgcactgcacaagatgattgaacaaattgcaatgtttgaatttgtaaactcaaagaataaaaatcctttggtcacagattaaattattttttgaaaagaaatttactcttaaaacaCTTTTGGCATATATTCTTTAcgcggtcatgtatttcaaggaaaatatgcctattaaaacattaatttcttcactttcaatttttttcaatactatgacaattatcagccatgaggttatacaaacacaagaccagataagcgtttttcatcatttccacaggactctttggaaaatccattaaaaacagttaaaagtgacttaaatgatcacttggtatacatttaatttacagatgccaggttttgtatttcacatgcactcaggtcagtagggaagtgcgtcattactattttggactgttaatttttatttctgaattatttaactttttttgccacattgaactatctttaggcagtttatactgtagcttagaatttttgttgattgatgtatttaatcatcttttgggttctttgggtccatatcccacctcatgccctaCATcgtcaactatttaccaacaactccatgccaacaaccattacctgacctggccacacattagagaaggtacagcgtcattgacggtatttttattattctttttatttcaagaacaTTTTCATGAAACCAAGAAAACAGACACAAAATTGAGTGCCAGGCTTTTCACTCACTGTGGTCTGCAGCATTAGCTGGC from Ptychodera flava strain L36383 chromosome 12, AS_Pfla_20210202, whole genome shotgun sequence includes the following:
- the LOC139144690 gene encoding uncharacterized protein is translated as MLNNLGGSPMVLPGSRPPLLPIEDKDEKSTATPGTVQMLTRASKRRDRHVLSRNDMPPNCWSPVSETLGRAISSLLRRNPNRLHEVCEKLAGKQLPGGLRQYIWTEVLFKSDKSLLSKEGNIEKLLRNRFAKKVSMGKIDLKLKKATYTPIHGLIWNAIVEMFDSTPSMQAYQKREHMKENANVLNVLYTYNRSYEPYLIQWLFPVQLTFMDRKAEEEKPYELAMYLDLLMTNLFPKWPEVFATAEKTMSRLKIQDPDLQDHLEECALKNVDLDPKQFLVQLIHIEKDKALALGRASPGSETSLKLSKELLADPVIFVRKWMGEGFVGILDGQAVLYVWDQLFMNGWKHDILEDFCFALLLLLKDAFHQANDYHQMKQVFLQQPARLYTADIQRAYLHLRQGGSPSDIPGFNRYRPQGTLFTPGRSREGSKQASPLPPTSKSKHPSRDEARGQLSPGALTDIDPGELKPVGLKHLKMTLVLRHENVQETNDRLSTADKWKRDQMVALSKFDADNVKIAVSVFYGLVKLRTIQTQTKAKTYTPNQDDVKAPKNNTRVFYLEIPDEELLFYNLDPSGFHGARGKHSHPFALIKILYQIPSGSKGSLQTISLGWVKLPLYELKPGAESGRQSKVSLKSSVSQNIKSPWSILADDYKEAILPGPAPENITAIDQQKTYTGQDFLQEGHSLEFECLIFRLSHQHYVNLHQLKSQPGHHHQCHKPITTPTRTVPTTESSQPLTK